From the Equus przewalskii isolate Varuska chromosome 19, EquPr2, whole genome shotgun sequence genome, one window contains:
- the MDC1 gene encoding mediator of DNA damage checkpoint protein 1 isoform X14, with translation MMEDTQAINWEVEEEEETERPSESLGCSLAPVGRLRIFSSAHGPEKDFPLYLGKNVVGRMPDCSVALPFPSISKQHAVIEILAWGKAPILQDSGSLNGTQILRPPKVLSPGVSHRLRDQELILFADLLCQYHRLDAPLPFVSRGPLTVEETPKVQGGTHPRGLLLAEDSEEEVDPLSERHVVKEPRTSSSSLATVVPESDEEGPSPAPGGPGPPFAFNLDSDTDEEESQQPATGEAFSAAMTDATVETEPPKAITTEIQLEKDQCSVEERDTATKVKRDARNEVVPVGVILERTQPAEEDSDTDVDDESRPPGRPAEVHLESAQPSGFIDSDTDVEEEGIPTTPAVVPMKKRQVFHGDDAKSPGAPGLANLQESPAGSDTDVEEGEALLTVPLERSQASMVIDSNTDDEEEVSAALTLARLKESRTLTWHRDTDVEEDKAQPVVLLEQSQTSARRDSDTDVEEEGPPVEKRGTVPKDCTDKAHSEKSQPPLGDSDIEMEEDKSSPAVHLERSEASATVDVNTQVKEEVLPGPAVTPLEKHQVPVAWTNQTDVEADRGPAKQPMVCLEEAQPPPVGDCEITSLNASAVTDVRKSQFPTGGDAGTEWAVAVLEQERAPEAGAQGGSPVALVEQGLLPVSRENLTDLVVDTGTPGEPTQPRREGAQTPKEGKREPRMDGTKDSADARDDSEDLDLQATQCFVEKEGQSLEAVQSTEDEPTQAFLLSPPQEPGPSRCSFQAEGALDELWEVLATQPYCPRESEASETQPVAAHLEAHGSCPSPPRATPGEQHPESPVHAEPLGIQGRGMHTVEKDMGTPGETADRVNPERGPLERATKKPPPEGERKDVMGEEELTWGLRDSQQKQVLARDTQRQESDKKVTSASPESGMESLKVEIETAREIQEKEREKQTLAREIFEREAEKLVPGRVCEVGGLEVKVSKVIQERGPEAGEPERGTQDQEGQASSPTPEPRVGAGGLQALASAVVASGSQSGGGRGVPVSPRRQERDHLNCKMPPAEKASRGDQESPEACLPPAVTEASAPLQNPLMSQSQKHPTPQPLPSLELPIPRARQNGSQGAPEIPPSELEPLHPKPKVRPRGSSRMLPSPMSSIAPESHPTTPTDQPVSPEPTSRATRSRTYRSSEMTPAPVVPTAPELQSSTSKDQPVTAKLTSRATRGRTHRSSVKSPEPVVPTAPELQPSTSKDQPVTPEPTSRGRTHRSSVKAPEQVVPTAPELQPSTSKDQSVIPTPTSRATRGRTHRSSVKTPEPVVPTAPEFQPPTPTDQPVTLELISRATRGRTHRASVKTPEPVVPTAPELQPPTSKDQSGILTPTSRATRGRTHRFSVKSPEPIVPIAPELQPSTPTDQSVASEPTSGTTQGRTHRSSVKTPELVVPTGPEFQPSTSINQLVTPKPTSQPRTHRSSVKTPEPIVPTTSELQPSTPTDQPVTPKPTSRATRGRKHRSVNTSEPIVPTAPELQPSTPTDKPVTRKPTSRATRGRTHRSSVKTPEPIVPTAPELQPSTPTDKPVTCKPTSRATRGRKHRSSVKTPKPIVPTASQLQPSTPTDQSVTPESTTQDIRGRKHRSSVKTPQPMEPTAPGHEPPSHTDQPVTPEAIAPASQSRTLRTSIISAVPVPTTPEFRSPVPTDQPIPPETIPQANCSRRPRATRKQGSPTAPIVHEPCSAPPEPNSRNQRRRAVRAAESLTTIPEPAFAQLPEAPTHAPHIEKVEAAGTSGFTPEPQRKASQSHKRPLATLDLPPLQKRLQRGKVSQKTAFLQEEEDDPTERPGKKEVVVMPGPGKRKRDQAEEEGILSRSLRRTKPNQESTAPKVLFTGVVDVRGERAVLALGGSLASSVAEASHLVTDRIRRTVKFLCALGRGIPILSLDWLHQSRKAGCFLPPDEYVVTDPEQEENFGFSLRDALSRARERRLLEGYEIHVTPGVQPPPLQMGEIISCCGGTVLPSMPRSYKPQRVVITCSQDFPRCAIPSRVGLPILSPEFLLTGVLKQEAKPEAFVLSALEMSST, from the exons ATGATGGAGGACACCCAGGCTATTAACTGGGAGgttgaagaagaggaggagacagagagacccAGTGAATCCTTGGGGTGTAGCTTGGCGCCCGTAGGGCGACTGCGTATCTTCAGTAGTGCCCATGGACCAGAAAAAG ATTTCCCACTCTACCTCGGGAAGAATGTGGTAGGCCGAATGCCTGATTGCTCTGTGGCCCTGCCCTTTCCATCCATCTCCAAACAACATGCAGTGATTGAAATCCTGGCCTGGGGCAAGGCACCTATCCTCCAGGATTCTGGGAGCCTCAATGGGACTCAAATCCTGAGGCCTCCTAAGGTCCTGAGCCCTGGGGTGAGTCATCGTCTGAGAGACCAGGAGTTAATTCTCTTTGCTGACTTGCTCTGCCAGTACCATCGCCTGGATGCCCCCCTGCCCTTTGTCTCTCGGGGCCCTCTAACTGTAGAGGAGACACCCAAGGTACAGGGAGGAACTCATCCCCGGGGGCTCCTGTTGGCTGAGGACTCAGAGGAGGAAGTAG ATCCTCTTTCTGAAAGGCATGTGGTGAAAGAACCAAGGACCTCATCTTCTTCTTTGGCAACAGTAGTTCCAGAGAG TGATGAAGAGGGGCCTTCCCCTGCCCCAGGTGGCCCTGGGCCACCTTTTGCCTTCAACTTGGACAGTGacacagatgaggaagaaagTCAGCAACCAGCAACAGGGGAGGCCTTCTCAGCTGCCATGACAGATGCCACTGTAGAGACAGAACCGCCTAAAGCCATCACAACTGAAATCCAGCTTGAAAAGGATCAGTGTTCAGTGGAGGAAAGGGACACTGCCACAAAAGTCAAGAGGGATGCAAGGAATGAAGTGGTTCCAGTTGGAGTGATTCTGGAGAGGACCCAACCTGCTGAGGAGGACAGTGACACAGATGTGGATGATGAGAGCAGGCCTCCAGGAAGGCCAGCCGAAGTCCATTTGGAAAGTGCCCAGCCTTCTGGCTTCATAGACAGTGATACTGATGTGGAAGAAGAGGGGATCCCCACGACCCCAGCTGTAGTTCCTATGAAGAAGAGGCAAGTCTTCCATGGAGATGATGCAAAGAGTCCTGGGGCACCTGGCTTGGCGAATCTGCAGGAGAGCCCAGCTGGTAGTGATACAGATGTGGAGGAGGGCGAGGCCCTACTAACGGTCCCTCTGGAGAGAAGCCAAGCCTCCATGGTGATCGATAGCAATACAGATGATGAGGAAGAAGTCTCAGCAGCACTCACTTTGGCACGTCTGAAAGAGAGCCGAACCCTTACCTGGCACAGAGATACAGATGTGGAAGAGGACAAGGCCCAACCTGTGGTCCTTCTGGAGCAAAGCCAAACCTCCGCCAGGAGAGACAGTGACACagatgtggaggaggaggggccccCAGTGGAAAAGAGAGGAACTGTCCCCAAGGATTGCACAGACAAAGCACATTCAGAAAAGAGCCAGCCTCCTCTTGGGGATAGTGATATAGAGATGGAGGAAGATAAGAGCTCACCTGCAGTCCACCTGGAGAGAAGTGAAGCCTCTGCCACAGTGGACGTCAACACACAAGTGAAGGAGGAAGTCCTACCAGGGCCAGCTGTTACACCTCTGGAGAAGCATCAGGTGCCTGTGGCATGGACAAATCAAACAGATGTGGAAGCAGACAGGGGCCCAGCAAAGCAGCCTATGGTGTGTCTAGAGGAAGCCCAGCCTCCTCCAGTTGGGGACTGTGAGATCACATCCTTAAATGCCTCAGCAGTGACAGATGTAAGAAAGAGCCAGTTTCCCACAGGAGGGGATGCTGGGACGGAATGGGCTGTGGCTGTTCTTGAGCAGGAGAGAGCTCCTGAGGCGGGGGCCCAGGGTGGGTCACCTGTGGCACTAGTGGAGCAGGGCCTTCTCCCTGTCTCAAGGGAAAACCTAACAGATCTGGTGGTGGACACAGGCACTCCAGGGGAACCCACCCAGCCACGGAGAGAGGGAGCCCAGACCcccaaagaagggaagagagaaccaCGTATGGATGGGACCAAGGACTCTGCAGATGCCCGTGATG ATTCTGAAGATCTAGACCTACAGGCTACCCAGTGCTTTGTGGAGAAAGAGGGTCAGAGCCTGGAAG CAGTCCAGAGCACGGAGGATGAACCTACCCAGGCCTTCCTGTTAAGTCCACCCCAAGAGCCTGGCCCTTCCCGTTGCAGCTTCCAGGCCGAAG GTGCCCTGGATGAGCTGTGGGAGGTCTTGGCTACACAGCCATACTGTCCAAGAGAATCTGAGGCCTCTGAGACCCAGCCCGTTGCCGCCCACCTTGAGGCCCATGGATCTTGCCCCTCACCACCTAGGGCAACACCAGGAGAACAACATCCAGAGAGCCCAGTTCATGCAGAGCCACTGGGGATTCAAGGAAGAGGGATGCACACTGTGGAGAAAGACATGGGTACACCAGGAGAAACAGCAGACAGGGTGAACCCTGAGAGAGGACCATTGGAGAGGGCAACCAAGAAACCGCcaccagaaggagagagaaaagatgtgaTGGGAGAGGAAGAATTAACTTGGGGGCTACGGGACAGTCAACAAAAACAGGTGTTAGCTAGAGACACTCAGAGACAAGAGTCTGACAAAAAGGTGACAAGTGCAAGTCCCGAAAGTGGTATGGAGAGTTTGAAGGTAGAAATTGAGACAGCCAGGGAaatacaagagaaagagagagaaaagcagactcttgcaagagaaatatttgaaagagaagcagagaaattaGTACCAGGGAGAGTGTGTGAGGTAGGTGGGTTAGAGGTCAAGGTATCCAAAGTGATACAGGagagaggccctgaggcaggggagCCAGAGAGAGGGACCCAGGACCAGGAAGGGCAGGCCTCCAGTCCAACACCAGAGCCtcgggtgggggctgggggccttCAGGCACTCGCTTCAGCTGTGGTAGCTTCTGGGAGCCAATCAGGTGGAGGAAGGGGCGTCCCAGTGAgtcccaggaggcaggagagag ACCACTTGAATTGCAAGATGCCACCTGCTGAGAAGGCTTCTAGG GGTGATCAGGAATCCCCAGAGGCTTGTCTGCCTCCTGCAGTGACTGAAGCCTCAGCCCCGCTCCAAAACCCCCTCATGTCTCAGAGCCAAAAACATCCTACACCTCAGCCTCTGCCTTCCTTAGAGCTGCCCATTCCCAGGGCCAGGCAAAATGGGAGTCAGGGAGCCCCAGAGATTCCTCCCTCAGAGCTGGAGCCTCTGCATCCAAAACCCAAAGTCAGGCCCCGGGGGTCCTCCAGGATGTTACCCTCTCCAATGTCTTCTATAGCCCCTGAGTCCCACCCTACCACCCCCACAGACCAGCCTGTCAGCCCTGAGCCCACATCTCGGGCCACTCGGAGCAGAACATACAGGTCTTCTGAAATGACCCCTGCACCAGTTGTCCCCACAGCACCTGAGCTGCAATCTTCCACCTCTAAAGACCAGCCTGTCACCGCTAAGCTCACATCTCGGGCCACTCGGGGAAGGACACATAGGTCCTCTGTCAAGTCCCCTGAACCAGTTGTCCCCACAGCCCCTGAGCTCCAGCCTTCCACCTCTAAAGACCAGCCTGTCACTCCTGAGCCCACATCTCGGGGCAGGACACATAGATCTTCTGTCAAGGCCCCTGAGCAAGTTGTCCCTACAGCTCCTGAGCTGCAACCTTCCACCTCCAAAGACCAGTCTGTCATCCCCACACCCACATCCCGGGCCACTCGGGGCAGGACACATAGGTCCTCTGTCAAGACCCCTGAACCAGTTGTCCCCACAGCCCCTGAGTTCCAGCCTCCTACCCCCACAGACCAACCTGTCACCCTTGAGCTCATATCTCGGGCCACTCGGGGCAGAACACACAGAGCCTCTGTGAAGACTCCTGAACCAGTTGTCCCCACAGCTCCTGAGCTGCAGCCTCCCACCTCCAAAGACCAGTCTGGCATCTTAACACCCACATCTCGGGCCACTCGGGGCAGAACACATAGGTTCTCTGTCAAGTCCCCTGAACCAATTGTCCCCATAGCCCCTGAGCTTCAGCCTTCTACCCCCACAGACCAATCTGTCGCTAGTGAGCCCACATCTGGCACCACTCAGGGCAGGACACATAGGTCTTCTGTCAAGACCCCTGAACTAGTTGTACCCACAGGTCCTGAGTTCCAGCCTTCCACTTCCATAAACCAACTTGTCACCCCCAAACCCACATCTCAGCCAAGGACACATAGGTCTTCTGTCAAGACCCCCGAACCAATTGTTCCCACAACCTCAGAGCTCCAGCCTTCCACCCCCACAGACCAACCTGTCACCCCCAAACCCACATCCCGGGCCACTCGGGGCAGAAAACATAGGTCTGTCAACACCTCTGAACCGATTGTCCCCACAGCCCCTGAGCTCCAGCCTTCCACCCCCACAGACAAACCTGTCACCCGCAAGCCCACATCTCGGGCCACTCGGGGCAGAACACATAGGTCTTCTGTCAAGACACCCGAACCAATTGTCCCCACAGCCCCTGAGCTCCAGCCTTCTACCCCCACAGACAAACCTGTCACCTGCAAACCCACATCTCGGGCCACTCGGGGCAGAAAACATAGGTCTTCTGTCAAGACCCCCAAACCAATTGTCCCCACAGCCTCACAGCTCCAGCCTTCCACCCCGACAGACCAATCTGTTACCCCTGAGTCCACAACGCAGGACATTCGGGGCAGAAAACATAGGTCCTCTGTCAAGACTCCCCAACCAATGGAACCCACAGCCCCTGGCCATGAACCTCCCAGCCATACAGACCAGCCTGTCACCCCTGAAGCCATAGCTCCGGCTAGTCAGAGCAGGACACTAAGGACTTCTATAATAAGTGCTGTGCCAGTTCCTACCACCCCTGAATTCCGGTCTCCTGTCCCCACAGACCAGCCTATTCCCCCTGAGACCATCCCTCAAGCCAATTGCAGCAGGAGGCCAAGGGCCACTAGGAAGCAGGGGTCCCCCACAGCTCCCATTGTCCATGAACCCTGCTCTGCACCCCCTGAACCTAACTCGAGGAACCAAAGACGAAGAGCAGTGAGAGCAGCTGAGTCCCTTACAACCATTCCTGAGCCTGCCTTTGCCCAGCTTCCTGAGGCGCCCACTCATGCTCCCCACATCGAAAAGGTAGAGGCAGCAGGTACATCTGGGTTCACCCCAGAGCCCCAGCGTAAGGCCTCTCAAAGCCACAAGAGGCCTTTAGCTACCCTGGATTTACCCCCACTTCAAAAACGGCTCCAAAGAGGGAAAGTCTCCCAGAAGACAGCGTTcctccaggaagaggaagatgatcCCACAGAGAGACCAGGGAAGAAAGAG GTTGTAGTGATGCCAggaccaggcaagagaaagagagaccaagCAGAAGAAGAGGGAATACTGAGCCGCAGCCTCCGAAGAACCAAACCTAACCAAGAGTCCACAGCCCCcaaa GTGCTCTTCACAGGAGTGGTGGATGTTCGAGGAGAGCGGGCAGTACTGGCCCTGGGGGGAAGTCTGGCCAGCTCAGTGGCAGAGGCTTCCCACCTGGTGACTGATCGAATCCGCCGGACGGTCAAGTTCCTGTGTGCCCTGGGGCGGGGGATCCCCATCCTCTCCCTGGACTGGCTGCACCAG TCCCGCAAAGCTGGTTGCTTCTTGCCACCGGATGAATACGTGGTGACCGATCCTGAGCAGGAAGAGAACTTTGGCTTCAGCCTTCGGGATGCTCTGAGCCGAGCTCGGGAGCGAAGGCTGCTGGAG gGCTATGAGATTCATGTGACCCCTGGAGTCCAGCCACCTCCACTTCAGATGGGAGAGATCATCAGCTGCTGTGGAGGCACTGTCCTACCCAGCATGCCCCGGTCCTATAAG CCTCAGAGAGTTGTGATCACATGCTCCCAGGACTTCCCCCGATGCGCCATTCCATCTCGGGTCGGGCTGCCCATCCTCTCACCTGAGTTCCTGCTGACAGGAGTGCTGAAGCAGGAAGCCAAGCCAGAGGCCTTCGTCCTCTCCGCTTTGGAAATGTCATCCACCTGA